The genomic interval CTCTTCCCCGGCCGGTCACCGTGGAAGATCAAGGACTTCACCGCGGCGGAGATCGCCACACTCGACGCGGGCAGCTGGTTCGGATCCGATTTCGCAGGCGCGCGCGTGCCGACGCTGAAGCAGTACGTGAACAGGGTCGAGCGCAACCACCAGAAGCTCCTCCTGGAGATCAAGAAGCCCGAGCTCTACCCGGGCATCGAGAAGGACACCCTGCGCGTGCTCGGCCGGGAGGGCTGGCTGAACCGTCATCACGTCAAGCACAAGCTTGTCATCCAGAGCTTCGGCGCGGACAGCGTGAAGGCCGTCCACGTGCAGCGGCCCGACATCACGACCGGCTTCCTGGGGACGCCTGCTGTCGCGGACCTGCCGAAATACGCGGCGTTCACCGACCAGATCAACCCCACGCACACGTCCCTCACGGCCGACTACGTCGCCGCGGTTCACCAGCTGAAGGGCGCGCACGGCAAGCAGCTCAAGGTCAACACGTGGACCGTGAACACCACGGCTGCCGCGGTGCGCGTGAATGACTTCGGCGTCGACGGGATCATCACGAACAACCCCGATGTCGTACGGGACGCGGTCGGCCGGTAGCCATCCGCGCCCGGCTGTCAGTGCCCGGTCGTACGGTGGTGCGCATGGACAGCGATGGGCAGTTCGTGGACTGGGCCGTCATCGGCAGCGGCGGCGCCGGTATCGGGCCGCTGCTGCTCGCCGCCACCCGTGAGGGCCTGGTGAGCGTGGTCTTCCATGCCGGTCCAGCGGTACGGGAGAGGGCGCTGGAGCAACTGCGGGCGCGTCTCGGCGCCGAGGTGACCGAAGCGCCGGGATCCGTCCGGCTGGCCGAGCCCATACGGCGGTTGGCGGCGTACTTCGAGGGCGAGCTGCGCGACTTCGACCTGCCGCTGGACTGGTCGCTGACGTCCGGATTCAATCGGCAGGTGCTGCGCGAGCTGGCAACCGGCGTTCCGTACGGCACGGTCGTCGGGTATGGCGATCTGGCGGGGCGGGTGGGTCAGCCGGGGGCCGCCCAGGCGGTGGGTGCGGCGATGGGGTCGAACCCGCTGCCCGTGGTGGTGCCCTGCCACCGGGTGGTGGAGAGCGACGGCGGCCTCGGCGGATTCGGCGGCGGCCTGGAGACCAAGAGGGCGCTGCTGGCGCTCGAAGGGGTGCTGCCCCAGCCGCTGTTCTGACTCCGCCGGGCTCTGCCAAGCTCCGCCGGGCATACCTGAGCTTTCTCAGTTTCGCCCGCCCGTAAGGACTGGCACACTGCGGCGGTGACTACCACGCCTGCCGCGCCCCAGCCCGGATCCGACGCCTTTGTCGCCCGCCTGCCGATCGGCGAGAGCCTGCCGATACCCGACGACTCACTTGTGACCTGGGACATCTTCCCGCTTGAGGGCGAGATGCGGGTCAAGCCGCTCCAGGCACCCGTACTGCCCGAGCCGCCGCGCAACGGCGAGGACGGCCCCGAGGGCTGTGACGTGTG from Streptomyces spiramyceticus carries:
- a CDS encoding glycerophosphodiester phosphodiesterase, producing MRGVPVYARTVSATAAALLGVTALLLPGSATQAAAPATPAWAKDGPAVIAHRGASAYAPENTLAAIDLAARMGFAWVENDVQRTKDGELVVVHDDSLARTTNVEQLFPGRSPWKIKDFTAAEIATLDAGSWFGSDFAGARVPTLKQYVNRVERNHQKLLLEIKKPELYPGIEKDTLRVLGREGWLNRHHVKHKLVIQSFGADSVKAVHVQRPDITTGFLGTPAVADLPKYAAFTDQINPTHTSLTADYVAAVHQLKGAHGKQLKVNTWTVNTTAAAVRVNDFGVDGIITNNPDVVRDAVGR
- a CDS encoding methylated-DNA--[protein]-cysteine S-methyltransferase; the encoded protein is MDSDGQFVDWAVIGSGGAGIGPLLLAATREGLVSVVFHAGPAVRERALEQLRARLGAEVTEAPGSVRLAEPIRRLAAYFEGELRDFDLPLDWSLTSGFNRQVLRELATGVPYGTVVGYGDLAGRVGQPGAAQAVGAAMGSNPLPVVVPCHRVVESDGGLGGFGGGLETKRALLALEGVLPQPLF